A genome region from Ferrimicrobium acidiphilum DSM 19497 includes the following:
- a CDS encoding DUF4129 domain-containing protein: MTQRSRWLALGGVVVLIAGIGLEGVGNGTTAASAGIAHRALLTALVRSAMSGVVALLVVGFGLLAATVLRRASHRGSRWLVNQDDPFAFPWWLKLLVSAGAIFFLVFIGFLFSELAPRRRHQARSIQRHGVTRSPVPKVAQSGLTHFDYLVPLVVGVAVLIGLGVIAKLRQRSQRRRSQERPHHLHSRASFDSRIPSLAQVEGLIDPREKVYACWDYAETRLFQLGIRRLTYESPTEFVSRVRSSLPFPSLELETLANLFVEARYSDHGIGQKDSELAYAVVTLFDSACERQRSYA, translated from the coding sequence GTGACTCAGCGAAGTCGTTGGCTTGCACTTGGCGGGGTTGTTGTTCTCATTGCTGGGATTGGGCTTGAGGGCGTTGGCAATGGGACGACAGCGGCGTCAGCTGGGATTGCTCATCGAGCACTACTCACCGCCTTGGTGAGGTCTGCTATGAGTGGAGTCGTGGCGCTCTTGGTAGTTGGTTTTGGCCTGTTAGCAGCCACTGTTTTGAGGCGTGCGAGTCACAGGGGTTCTCGTTGGCTGGTTAACCAAGATGATCCTTTTGCTTTCCCGTGGTGGCTCAAGCTACTGGTCTCAGCCGGAGCTATCTTTTTCCTGGTTTTTATCGGCTTTCTCTTTAGTGAACTCGCTCCACGACGCAGGCACCAGGCAAGATCTATCCAGCGCCACGGTGTTACCAGGAGTCCTGTCCCGAAGGTGGCGCAATCAGGACTCACCCATTTTGACTATCTCGTACCCCTAGTTGTCGGAGTGGCGGTTCTGATCGGGCTCGGCGTAATTGCCAAGCTACGCCAACGATCACAGCGTCGACGTAGTCAAGAGCGACCTCATCACCTTCATAGTCGCGCGAGCTTCGACTCCAGAATCCCATCGCTTGCGCAAGTCGAGGGGTTGATCGACCCACGAGAAAAGGTCTATGCATGCTGGGACTACGCTGAGACACGTCTGTTCCAGCTCGGTATCCGTCGTTTAACCTATGAGTCCCCGACTGAGTTTGTCAGTCGGGTTCGATCGAGCCTGCCTTTCCCGAGTCTTGAGTTAGAGACTCTGGCGAATCTGTTCGTCGAGGCCCGGTACTCAGACCACGGCATCGGACAAAAGGACAGCGAACTTGCTTATGCGGTCGTGACCCTCTTCGATTCGGCGTGCGAACGCCAGCGCTCATATGCGTAA
- the pyk gene encoding pyruvate kinase, with product MNAPRRTKIVCSIGPASQEVDSLVALIEAGMNVARVNMSHGTFAEHSTTIDNVREAARRTGQIIGILGDLCGPKLRITGLPARIHLVKPGDQFMLSEGDPEEDVDAITITPLGVLTEVARGDSIAFADGAVRGLVQERNEHGVSVLVTQGGSLSIRKGVNLPDSHLSIPAMTDKDFHDASFLLEHNVDFLALSFVGSASDLTIAREFMLENAHGPNIPRLVAKIERRDALGRIAEIMDVADAVMVARGDLGVEIPVEEVPIEQKRIIHLANARGKMVITATQMLESMISAPTPTRAEASDVANAILDGTDAIMLSAETAVGSYPVDAVGQMDRIARATEQIVTDQSLTLLTHPVRAIHSTADAIGFAAADLSRNLALKVVIAVTESGHSARTISRYRPNVPVVGATPDEFAARSLTLSYGVIPAVIPRSPSTEVMIQEAIDAAIDLDLCETGDLCALAAGIPFGVRGTTNLVKIQVVGEGFLSIGDRYQTD from the coding sequence ATGAACGCACCCCGGCGAACGAAAATCGTCTGCAGTATTGGACCCGCCTCTCAGGAGGTCGATAGCCTCGTTGCGCTTATAGAGGCGGGAATGAATGTAGCGCGTGTAAACATGTCGCACGGAACGTTTGCTGAACACAGCACCACGATCGACAACGTACGTGAAGCAGCCAGACGTACCGGCCAAATCATCGGAATTCTCGGTGACCTATGTGGTCCAAAGCTCCGCATTACCGGGCTTCCAGCACGTATCCATCTGGTTAAGCCGGGCGATCAATTTATGCTATCAGAGGGCGACCCGGAGGAAGATGTTGATGCCATCACCATCACTCCATTGGGTGTACTTACAGAGGTCGCCCGCGGTGACAGTATCGCCTTCGCCGATGGTGCCGTAAGGGGACTAGTTCAAGAACGTAACGAGCACGGCGTATCGGTGTTGGTGACCCAAGGAGGATCGCTCTCCATCCGCAAAGGCGTTAACCTGCCTGATTCGCATCTCTCCATCCCCGCGATGACGGATAAGGATTTTCACGATGCCAGCTTTCTCCTCGAACATAACGTCGATTTTCTTGCACTATCGTTCGTGGGGAGCGCCTCGGACCTGACTATAGCTCGTGAATTCATGCTGGAGAACGCCCATGGACCGAATATTCCAAGGTTGGTGGCCAAAATAGAACGCCGCGACGCACTTGGTCGCATCGCAGAGATCATGGATGTGGCCGATGCAGTGATGGTTGCACGCGGTGACCTCGGGGTCGAGATTCCCGTTGAGGAGGTGCCGATCGAGCAGAAACGGATTATCCACCTGGCAAACGCCCGGGGGAAGATGGTGATTACCGCTACCCAGATGCTTGAATCTATGATCAGTGCCCCAACACCGACCAGAGCTGAAGCCTCCGATGTTGCCAATGCGATCCTTGACGGTACCGACGCTATCATGCTCTCTGCCGAGACTGCAGTCGGCTCCTATCCAGTCGATGCAGTTGGACAGATGGATCGAATAGCCCGGGCTACCGAACAGATTGTCACCGACCAGAGCCTAACCCTGCTTACACATCCGGTCCGCGCTATCCATTCGACTGCCGATGCTATCGGTTTCGCCGCCGCCGACCTCAGTCGCAATCTCGCTCTCAAGGTAGTTATCGCCGTAACAGAGTCCGGACACTCCGCCCGCACGATCTCTCGCTACCGCCCGAATGTACCCGTCGTTGGCGCCACCCCAGACGAGTTTGCAGCGAGATCACTTACACTCAGCTATGGTGTGATTCCAGCAGTGATACCACGCTCACCAAGCACTGAGGTCATGATTCAAGAGGCCATCGATGCTGCAATAGATTTGGACCTATGCGAGACTGGTGACCTGTGCGCACTCGCGGCTGGGATTCCCTTCGGGGTTCGAGGGACCACAAACCTGGTAAAGATCCAGGTAGTGGGGGAGGGGTTCCTGTCGATTGGAGATCGATATCAGACCGATTAA
- a CDS encoding AAA family ATPase produces the protein MEARIRDYHDAIISVLGEMNNVIHGKDEVISLVVSSVIAGGHVLLEDVPGVAKTLLARSLATVLGLDFARIQFTPDLLPSDIIGMSIWEPETRRMEFKRGPIFANILLADELNRASPKTQSALLEAMAESQVTVDGVTYRLPDPFVVIATQNPIEFEGTYPLPEAQVDRFLTSTSVGYPGEVDERYIVTDHLVTGTANRTVTEILDVHKLIEVRGVLQKIFVSEPIVEYLVALTRFTRSRPSVSLGASPRGSIALALLSRASAAIAGRDFVTPEDVKAMAVPALAHRIRLSPEAWIRGVRRESVINEAIQAVPAPVSIDVADDHR, from the coding sequence TTGGAAGCTCGAATAAGGGACTACCACGATGCCATCATCTCCGTACTCGGCGAGATGAATAACGTGATCCACGGGAAGGATGAGGTAATCTCGCTCGTGGTCTCATCGGTCATTGCAGGTGGCCATGTCCTACTCGAGGATGTGCCTGGAGTTGCAAAGACGCTGCTCGCCCGTAGTCTCGCTACCGTGTTGGGACTCGACTTTGCCCGAATACAGTTCACGCCTGATCTTCTGCCGAGCGACATCATAGGGATGAGCATCTGGGAACCCGAGACTCGAAGAATGGAATTCAAACGCGGTCCGATATTCGCCAATATCCTGCTCGCCGACGAGCTGAACCGGGCATCGCCAAAGACTCAGTCTGCGTTGTTGGAGGCGATGGCGGAGTCGCAAGTGACGGTTGACGGTGTGACTTATCGGCTCCCAGATCCGTTTGTTGTTATAGCTACTCAGAATCCAATCGAGTTCGAAGGTACCTACCCGCTGCCTGAGGCACAGGTAGACCGCTTCCTAACCTCTACCAGCGTCGGCTACCCTGGCGAAGTTGATGAGCGCTACATAGTGACCGATCATCTCGTGACCGGAACCGCTAACCGCACCGTGACAGAGATTTTGGACGTCCATAAGTTGATCGAAGTACGTGGTGTCCTTCAGAAGATATTCGTCTCGGAGCCGATCGTCGAGTACTTGGTTGCGCTCACCCGTTTCACGCGGAGCCGCCCTTCGGTATCATTGGGCGCGAGCCCTCGTGGATCGATTGCCCTAGCCCTCCTGTCGCGTGCATCGGCAGCAATTGCCGGTCGGGACTTCGTCACCCCAGAGGATGTGAAGGCGATGGCGGTCCCGGCTCTTGCTCATCGGATACGTCTGAGTCCAGAGGCTTGGATTCGGGGAGTGAGGCGCGAGAGTGTGATCAACGAGGCGATCCAAGCCGTCCCTGCACCAGTCTCTATCGATGTTGCCGACGATCACCGCTGA
- a CDS encoding phosphate-starvation-inducible PsiE family protein: MSNSPIKTSKLADYISVTETVFYIIVALFLALMAAAVLYQAVHSLFSVDLNGDVTRSLVSTLNEVLFVIILLELMSTVYNHLKNGGFQLRPFLIIGIVSSVRRILVLGAQLSTIHKSVSSTEFHSAVMELLVETLVVLALTVALYLHALAKRKKNSKQTTDVDPQ; encoded by the coding sequence ATGAGCAACTCCCCTATTAAGACCTCAAAATTAGCGGATTATATCTCGGTAACCGAAACCGTATTTTACATCATCGTAGCCCTGTTTTTGGCGTTGATGGCTGCCGCCGTCCTCTACCAAGCTGTCCATAGTCTCTTTAGTGTCGACCTGAACGGTGACGTTACGAGATCGCTGGTCTCGACACTGAACGAGGTTCTCTTTGTCATCATCTTGTTAGAGCTGATGAGCACGGTCTACAATCATCTGAAGAACGGTGGGTTTCAGCTACGGCCGTTCCTCATCATTGGCATAGTCTCTTCCGTACGTCGAATTCTTGTCCTTGGGGCACAACTATCGACGATACATAAATCGGTCAGCTCGACTGAGTTCCACTCCGCCGTCATGGAGCTTCTGGTGGAGACGTTGGTGGTGCTTGCGCTTACCGTCGCCCTCTACCTCCATGCGCTAGCTAAGCGCAAGAAGAACTCCAAACAGACTACTGACGTTGATCCTCAGTAA
- a CDS encoding DMT family transporter, producing the protein MDYRHRSARIALLGVTAIWGVTFSLNQVALHSIGAVTLTFLRFLVASVLLCVVFGLRRSFWRGLGRGELTGGLVTGALLFGAYLTQTEGQRYISASLAGFLTGLSVVLVPIIFLALGRRPAKLQLAATIIAVFGLYLLASPQAHGRLLGVALVVGCAILFALQLVVVEHYSNTMVAIIRFTILQMATVTVLAGVVALRPGGSGLIPLHASSEAWATVVINGIGASALGFLIQTWSLRWLSSIEVSVLYSFEPVFAAVIAFVALHQSESIRVWIGGMVVVAAMVLVSIATPSGKPGLFDPQESST; encoded by the coding sequence ATGGATTATCGCCATCGAAGTGCACGCATCGCTCTTCTTGGGGTTACCGCTATATGGGGTGTTACCTTTTCGCTGAACCAGGTAGCCCTCCACTCTATCGGAGCGGTAACGCTAACGTTCTTACGGTTTCTCGTCGCCTCCGTACTCCTATGTGTCGTGTTTGGCCTGCGTCGATCGTTCTGGCGAGGCTTAGGTCGTGGTGAACTCACGGGTGGCCTGGTCACAGGTGCCTTGCTCTTCGGCGCCTACTTGACTCAGACCGAGGGTCAACGCTACATCTCGGCGTCATTGGCTGGATTCCTGACTGGTCTTTCGGTCGTCCTGGTGCCGATCATCTTTCTTGCCCTCGGGCGCAGGCCTGCTAAACTCCAACTCGCAGCAACCATCATTGCAGTATTTGGACTTTATCTGCTCGCTAGTCCGCAAGCTCACGGGCGTCTACTCGGCGTTGCGCTCGTCGTCGGCTGTGCAATCTTGTTTGCGTTACAGCTCGTAGTCGTAGAGCACTACAGCAACACAATGGTGGCCATCATCCGCTTCACAATACTCCAGATGGCGACGGTCACTGTGCTCGCCGGAGTCGTCGCCCTGCGACCCGGCGGGAGCGGACTGATCCCGCTACATGCCTCCAGCGAGGCATGGGCAACCGTGGTCATCAACGGGATCGGAGCATCAGCTCTAGGTTTTCTCATACAGACCTGGTCGCTTCGTTGGTTGAGTTCCATCGAGGTTTCGGTTCTCTACTCTTTTGAGCCCGTCTTCGCCGCTGTCATTGCCTTCGTAGCCCTTCATCAGAGCGAGAGTATCCGAGTCTGGATTGGTGGTATGGTTGTGGTTGCAGCCATGGTGTTGGTCTCAATAGCGACACCAAGCGGGAAGCCTGGGCTCTTTGATCCCCAAGAGTCCTCTACCTAA
- a CDS encoding TIGR02206 family membrane protein → MTPTTLHYYIGGIVVAIVATVVFCRIARVDHDGKGVTIARFLSILLLAKGLLWFYTIFTDGPWRPSYGLPLYLCDIAVFVAAAACWWRTQLLVEVLYFWALAGVIEGIITPDLPRTLPNLLVFQYTLGHLAVVVAAIYLVVGLQIVPNRFAVVKVYIITVFYTAFTAFVDWSTGGNYMFLRRRPHSWSILNLFGPWPWYIAIAGLVALVFFLALNLPFWFIRAHERQTIPSASTTEVGRGYPLDEYQ, encoded by the coding sequence ATGACACCAACAACACTCCATTACTACATCGGCGGAATCGTGGTAGCTATAGTGGCCACCGTGGTATTTTGCCGTATTGCGCGCGTCGACCATGATGGGAAAGGCGTCACAATTGCTCGTTTTCTCTCGATCCTTCTGTTAGCAAAAGGACTGCTCTGGTTCTACACCATATTTACTGATGGTCCATGGAGACCCAGTTATGGATTGCCGCTATATCTCTGCGATATAGCAGTATTCGTTGCAGCTGCTGCCTGTTGGTGGCGAACCCAACTCCTTGTTGAAGTACTCTATTTTTGGGCACTAGCTGGCGTGATTGAGGGAATAATTACCCCAGATCTACCTCGAACCTTACCAAACCTTCTTGTATTTCAATATACTCTGGGCCATCTAGCCGTAGTAGTAGCTGCCATCTATTTGGTGGTTGGTCTTCAAATTGTTCCAAACAGGTTTGCGGTGGTGAAAGTCTACATTATTACCGTTTTCTATACCGCATTTACCGCTTTTGTCGACTGGAGCACCGGTGGAAACTATATGTTTCTCAGAAGGCGACCACACTCCTGGAGCATTCTGAACCTATTTGGACCATGGCCTTGGTACATAGCTATTGCCGGCCTAGTTGCCCTAGTGTTCTTCTTGGCTCTAAATCTACCGTTCTGGTTCATACGTGCGCACGAACGGCAGACTATACCGAGCGCTTCGACAACAGAAGTGGGCAGAGGTTATCCTCTTGATGAATACCAGTAA
- a CDS encoding COX15/CtaA family protein — MNDSGGDFDMGYVSGAPPRSDSPKLLRWISLLALIATYCLIVLGSTVRVTHSGMGCRSWPLCNGHIAPLDNFHSAIEQYHRYGAAIVSVLVFYTGFLAWRHCRRLPRVFVPALLSCGVILLQVALGALTVLTHNAPITVGMHLVTGLIELAIVTVVAVTTRSGSSLPTERVALPTGLTKQNVLRWGLVAVMSTLAIIITGSVVVNTHASKSCPQWPFCAGPLHLVAAQYLHRGVVLVGVVLIGLALHRAWGKWRGLGVGAIIVIDAVILAVQIVIGAFSAILRAPAYIQDLHLATAALFWVGIITFATMAWDRMSFHEEQLQSQLDQQVR, encoded by the coding sequence TTGAACGATAGTGGTGGGGATTTCGACATGGGGTATGTTTCGGGAGCGCCTCCCAGGTCCGACAGCCCAAAACTCTTGCGATGGATCTCCTTGTTGGCTCTCATTGCTACATATTGCCTGATTGTGCTTGGCAGTACCGTTCGGGTGACTCATTCGGGAATGGGGTGCCGCAGCTGGCCGCTCTGTAATGGGCATATTGCACCTTTGGATAATTTTCATTCTGCCATAGAGCAGTACCATCGCTATGGTGCAGCAATTGTTAGCGTACTCGTCTTTTATACTGGTTTTCTGGCCTGGAGACACTGTCGGCGCCTGCCTCGCGTGTTCGTTCCAGCTTTGTTGTCTTGTGGGGTTATCCTACTCCAGGTTGCCCTCGGTGCGTTGACGGTGCTCACTCACAACGCGCCGATTACTGTGGGGATGCATCTGGTTACAGGACTCATTGAACTTGCTATCGTTACAGTGGTGGCGGTAACTACTCGCAGTGGCTCGTCTTTGCCAACTGAACGAGTGGCTCTGCCGACGGGTCTAACTAAGCAGAATGTACTCCGATGGGGTCTTGTCGCGGTCATGTCGACGCTCGCTATTATTATCACAGGTTCGGTAGTTGTTAATACCCATGCGTCCAAGTCCTGTCCCCAATGGCCATTCTGCGCCGGTCCGTTGCACTTGGTTGCTGCCCAATACCTTCATAGGGGGGTAGTGCTAGTAGGCGTTGTGCTAATTGGCTTGGCACTCCACAGGGCATGGGGAAAGTGGAGAGGGCTAGGAGTCGGTGCGATTATCGTGATCGACGCTGTAATTTTGGCGGTACAAATCGTGATTGGAGCGTTCTCAGCGATATTGCGAGCTCCCGCTTATATTCAGGATCTTCACCTGGCCACAGCCGCGCTGTTTTGGGTTGGAATCATCACCTTCGCGACTATGGCATGGGATCGGATGTCCTTTCACGAGGAGCAGTTGCAGTCTCAGCTAGACCAACAGGTTCGATGA
- a CDS encoding DUF58 domain-containing protein — MQRRYTVRFQLLLLGAWTTLVLGAFSGPAVIAVGTPMIILVAFALLRPRTPFGSTSLSATDDSSVCFEGDVVRLHLHFEHLNSERHRLEIRNEQMVVGIYNLRSSDEVVEASLPLFGSYRLAGSTLIREGYFGLYEDYLPLELSEPIKVFPMIEDVTPLARLVKAQFALGRHRSTQQSHAGLEFIDVREAGPGDPLTDVNWKTTARTGNIWLNQRSSDLPLDLVILLDTFPSAALTTLVKLASNLARAHLRNFDRVGLVVFGGTIGWIPPASGHFQERLISERLLLIRSYTTAADKRIDLIPQRALPRTATVMVVSALYDRRIIQAIKDLRFAGHQVVVVGPVAFNGFDATHLSDSDNDDSDNDDSGHNESVYRVPSVSSRVKRLNTLIRRQLLDDLAGLNVTVIDTDLKSTLSQRSLSHVD; from the coding sequence ATGCAACGCCGCTACACGGTACGATTTCAGCTTCTACTGCTTGGGGCATGGACTACGTTAGTGTTGGGAGCCTTCAGCGGTCCAGCAGTGATTGCCGTAGGTACTCCGATGATAATACTGGTGGCTTTCGCACTTCTACGGCCGCGTACTCCATTCGGGTCGACGAGTCTGTCTGCGACAGATGACTCGTCTGTCTGTTTCGAGGGGGATGTTGTACGACTTCATCTGCACTTTGAACACCTGAATTCCGAGCGTCATCGCCTCGAGATCCGTAACGAGCAGATGGTGGTGGGAATCTACAACTTACGATCGAGCGATGAGGTGGTCGAGGCGTCGCTCCCGCTCTTTGGCAGCTACCGGCTAGCTGGAAGTACCCTAATCCGTGAAGGATACTTCGGACTCTACGAGGACTATCTTCCGCTTGAGCTATCCGAACCAATAAAGGTCTTTCCGATGATCGAAGATGTCACTCCGCTAGCGCGGTTAGTCAAAGCTCAATTTGCGCTCGGGCGTCATCGGTCTACACAACAAAGCCATGCTGGTCTTGAGTTCATCGATGTGCGCGAAGCTGGCCCGGGTGATCCGTTGACAGATGTCAACTGGAAGACAACAGCACGTACAGGGAACATCTGGCTCAACCAGCGCAGCAGCGACCTGCCGTTGGATCTCGTTATCCTGCTGGACACCTTCCCTTCCGCTGCCCTCACTACCTTGGTGAAGTTAGCCTCGAATCTCGCACGCGCTCATCTACGAAATTTCGATCGAGTTGGGCTGGTAGTGTTTGGCGGCACCATCGGCTGGATACCCCCGGCCTCCGGGCACTTCCAGGAGCGCCTGATCTCTGAGCGCCTACTTTTGATCAGGTCCTACACAACGGCAGCTGACAAGCGCATCGACCTCATACCACAGCGTGCGCTCCCTCGAACTGCTACGGTCATGGTGGTTAGCGCGCTTTATGATCGTCGAATCATTCAGGCGATCAAAGACTTGAGGTTTGCGGGCCACCAGGTGGTTGTTGTCGGCCCAGTTGCCTTCAACGGATTCGATGCCACTCATCTGAGTGACTCTGACAATGACGACTCTGACAATGACGACTCTGGCCATAACGAATCTGTTTATCGGGTTCCCAGCGTGAGCAGCCGTGTCAAACGCTTGAATACGCTTATACGTCGCCAGCTCCTGGATGATCTAGCTGGGCTCAATGTCACGGTCATCGATACGGACCTCAAGTCGACTCTAAGTCAGAGAAGCTTGAGCCATGTCGATTAG
- a CDS encoding DUF4232 domain-containing protein has product MRHFREDHVNDRKRIFTATSVILVAGLALAACGSSSSPSSTSSSKQTSSLKSSSKKTKSSAASTVGQVSRCRSANLVAHMVSTQGAAGSIIRTYTLVNTGSTSCTLYGYPGLQLLGASGQKLPTEVLRTPAAEATVKLAHDASAAFSLKYADSTGYGSESCPSSASLEITPPNAYHSLTVTGAAGVIDAFGGTTQALKCGILNVEPVAADQG; this is encoded by the coding sequence ATGAGACATTTTCGAGAGGATCATGTCAATGACCGGAAGCGAATATTTACAGCGACGTCTGTGATTCTCGTGGCCGGGCTTGCTTTGGCGGCCTGTGGGTCTTCTAGTTCGCCGTCGTCTACCTCTTCTAGCAAACAGACCAGCAGCTTGAAGTCGAGTTCGAAGAAGACAAAGTCATCGGCTGCTTCGACCGTTGGCCAGGTTAGTCGTTGCCGATCTGCAAACCTTGTTGCGCACATGGTATCTACACAGGGTGCTGCTGGAAGCATTATTAGGACTTATACACTGGTAAACACCGGCTCAACGAGCTGTACTCTGTACGGTTACCCAGGGCTCCAACTGCTTGGGGCGAGTGGCCAAAAGTTGCCCACTGAAGTGCTTCGTACACCAGCCGCAGAGGCTACAGTTAAACTGGCTCATGACGCCAGTGCGGCGTTTTCACTGAAGTATGCTGACTCGACTGGCTATGGCAGCGAGTCCTGTCCTAGCTCCGCCAGTTTGGAGATTACGCCTCCGAACGCCTATCACTCTCTCACCGTAACGGGAGCTGCTGGCGTCATAGACGCTTTCGGAGGTACTACTCAGGCGCTTAAATGCGGGATTCTCAACGTTGAACCTGTAGCCGCCGACCAAGGCTAG
- a CDS encoding M23 family metallopeptidase — MKKQFRRNAWQAIGGAALAAVVLSAASSSGATPELASSVQSMRQQASVLTQKIAALNAQVQSISSHYASVQGQIRQLQGKESGVEATIAQKQRELKKLHGEIVSEAVSLFAQAGTDSQVLSVLQDNPNSSAVAQVDISTASSTQEQAVNAYQAVQQQLAIQKSQLQADKAQQTSLLSLLSTQEAKAQTAQQQVSTELASVNSQIQQMVTAQLAAQQRARQALLVQQQLAAERIAAAQQAAAAQQAAQQAAAASASQGQATSPSPQAPVVVNPSPAAVAPSGYANPLRSIGGLQSWRVDQGVDYNGYGPIYAIGDGVVLSTFNGGWPGGTFITYRLTNGPAAGLVVYAAEDINPDVSVGQAVTPNTVIGTLYNGPDGIETGWADGGALGETMAMSYGQFYGSNTTGFGYNFSQLLSSLGAPGGVVQNSPTGSVPGNWPQW, encoded by the coding sequence ATGAAGAAGCAGTTCAGGCGTAATGCCTGGCAGGCTATCGGCGGTGCGGCACTGGCTGCAGTGGTGCTTTCGGCAGCAAGTTCCTCGGGAGCTACTCCTGAGTTAGCGAGTTCCGTCCAATCAATGCGGCAACAGGCCAGCGTATTGACGCAGAAGATAGCGGCCCTGAACGCACAGGTTCAGTCGATCAGTTCGCATTATGCGTCGGTTCAGGGTCAAATTCGCCAGCTGCAAGGGAAGGAGAGTGGCGTCGAAGCTACTATCGCTCAAAAGCAGCGGGAGTTGAAGAAACTCCACGGAGAGATAGTCAGTGAGGCGGTGTCGCTTTTCGCACAGGCTGGTACTGATTCTCAGGTGTTGAGCGTCCTACAGGACAACCCAAACTCATCTGCGGTGGCCCAGGTGGATATATCGACAGCGTCGTCGACGCAGGAGCAGGCGGTTAACGCCTATCAGGCGGTCCAACAACAACTCGCTATCCAAAAGTCGCAGCTGCAGGCTGATAAGGCGCAACAGACGTCGTTATTGTCATTGTTGAGCACACAGGAGGCAAAGGCACAAACCGCGCAGCAACAGGTATCGACGGAGTTGGCGAGTGTAAACTCGCAGATCCAGCAGATGGTCACTGCTCAACTGGCCGCCCAACAGCGGGCTCGACAAGCTCTGCTTGTGCAGCAACAGCTTGCAGCAGAGCGCATTGCAGCAGCACAACAGGCAGCGGCAGCACAACAGGCAGCACAACAGGCAGCGGCCGCCAGTGCCAGCCAAGGGCAAGCCACAAGCCCTAGTCCGCAAGCGCCCGTCGTGGTGAATCCGTCGCCAGCCGCGGTGGCGCCTAGTGGTTATGCAAACCCGCTTCGCTCGATAGGCGGCCTACAGTCCTGGCGAGTTGATCAAGGTGTCGACTACAACGGCTACGGCCCGATCTATGCGATTGGCGATGGGGTAGTCTTGTCTACGTTTAACGGAGGGTGGCCCGGAGGTACGTTCATAACCTATCGACTTACCAATGGTCCCGCGGCAGGACTAGTAGTTTACGCCGCTGAAGACATCAACCCGGATGTCAGCGTCGGGCAAGCAGTAACCCCTAATACCGTCATCGGGACGCTTTACAACGGGCCTGATGGTATAGAGACTGGCTGGGCCGACGGTGGAGCCCTCGGTGAGACGATGGCAATGAGCTATGGCCAGTTCTATGGATCCAACACTACGGGATTTGGCTACAACTTCTCACAACTGCTTTCGTCACTTGGTGCTCCTGGTGGAGTTGTACAAAATAGCCCGACTGGCTCGGTTCCAGGAAACTGGCCGCAGTGGTGA